The following are encoded together in the Oscillospiraceae bacterium genome:
- the atpG gene encoding ATP synthase F1 subunit gamma: protein MADNTKELRIRIKSVTSTLQLTKAMGLVASSKIRRANEGMLKAREYTASLEKAIASLTASTECLKSPFMRNDGGERTRLIVIAGDRGLAGGYNANVFKLASQYPDAEIIPLGKRACERYGKEVKSSEKYYFADAYPLAESLCRDFSDGKFDRLGILYTEYISVMANEAKIKWILPFKKGEAVDSSMIFEPDSLTVLNQVAKEYVAGLLISALRESFASEVAARRMAMDSAGKNAKQMIEDLKLEYNRARQGAITQEITEIVAGSGNE from the coding sequence ATGGCAGATAACACAAAAGAGTTACGAATCCGAATCAAAAGCGTTACCTCTACCCTGCAGTTGACCAAAGCTATGGGGTTGGTGGCTTCCTCCAAAATCCGACGTGCCAACGAAGGAATGTTAAAAGCAAGAGAATACACCGCCTCTTTGGAAAAAGCCATCGCTTCTTTAACCGCTTCCACCGAATGCTTAAAGAGTCCCTTTATGCGAAACGATGGCGGTGAAAGAACCCGTCTTATTGTGATTGCGGGTGACAGAGGATTGGCAGGTGGTTATAATGCCAATGTGTTTAAACTGGCATCTCAATATCCCGATGCCGAAATCATCCCCCTGGGGAAACGGGCTTGTGAACGCTACGGCAAAGAAGTAAAATCCTCGGAAAAATATTATTTTGCCGATGCTTATCCCTTGGCAGAAAGCTTATGCCGTGATTTTTCGGACGGAAAGTTTGACCGTTTGGGCATTTTATACACCGAATATATTTCGGTAATGGCAAACGAAGCAAAAATCAAGTGGATTCTCCCCTTCAAAAAAGGTGAAGCCGTGGACAGCTCCATGATTTTTGAGCCCGACTCGTTAACGGTGCTAAACCAGGTGGCAAAAGAATATGTGGCAGGACTTTTAATTTCTGCCTTACGGGAAAGCTTTGCCTCGGAAGTGGCAGCACGACGAATGGCGATGGACAGTGCAGGCAAGAACGCAAAACAAATGATTGAAGATTTAAAACTGGAATACAACCGTGCAAGACAGGGTGCCATCACCCAGGAAATCACGGAAATTGTTGCCGGAAGCGGCAATGAATAA
- a CDS encoding F0F1 ATP synthase subunit alpha, producing MMTNPKDISQIIKTQIENYKSRVQMEETGKVILVGDGIAQVYGLKNCMANELLEFEDGSFGMAQNLEEETVSVAILSNKNNIREGANVSRTGKVLSVPVGKNLLGRVVNALGEPIDGKGPIQYDDTRPIESEAPGIIERESVNVPLQTGIKAIDSMIPIGRGQRELIIGDRQTGKTEIAIDTIINQKNTGVLCIYVAIGQKSTSVAKLASELQRNGAMEYTIIVSATAAESAPLQYIAPYSGCAMAEHFREQGKDVLIIYDDLSKHAVAYRALSLLIRRPPGREAYPGDVFYLHSRLLERAACVAKEYGGGSITALPIIETQAGDVSAYIPTNVISITDGQIFLETELFHSGIMPAINPGISVSRVGGSAQLKGMKKVSGELKLLYSQYRELQSFAQFGSDLDADTKARLALGERIVEVLKQGRNAPVRVGCQVAIVYAVIKGFLDAVAVSDVKKYEQNLFAKLENEYQSWLAKIENGEYDETLEHELQQILAKVQV from the coding sequence ATTATGACGAATCCGAAAGATATCAGTCAGATTATCAAAACACAAATTGAAAACTATAAATCCCGTGTGCAAATGGAAGAAACGGGGAAAGTTATTTTAGTGGGTGACGGAATTGCTCAGGTTTACGGATTAAAAAACTGTATGGCAAATGAGCTGTTGGAATTTGAAGACGGAAGCTTCGGTATGGCACAAAACTTGGAAGAAGAAACTGTGTCCGTTGCCATTTTATCCAACAAAAACAATATCCGTGAGGGTGCCAATGTGTCCCGTACCGGAAAAGTTTTATCCGTGCCGGTTGGTAAAAACTTATTGGGTCGTGTGGTAAATGCCTTGGGAGAACCCATTGACGGAAAAGGCCCCATCCAATATGATGATACCCGTCCCATTGAATCGGAAGCACCCGGCATTATTGAACGTGAAAGCGTAAATGTGCCGTTACAAACAGGAATTAAGGCAATTGACAGTATGATTCCCATTGGTCGCGGTCAGCGTGAGTTAATCATCGGCGACCGTCAGACCGGGAAAACCGAAATTGCCATTGATACCATTATCAATCAGAAAAACACAGGGGTTCTGTGTATCTATGTTGCCATTGGTCAGAAGAGTACCTCTGTGGCAAAATTAGCAAGTGAACTGCAACGAAACGGTGCTATGGAATACACCATTATTGTTTCTGCAACTGCTGCAGAAAGCGCACCCCTTCAGTATATTGCCCCCTACAGCGGTTGTGCAATGGCAGAACATTTCAGAGAACAAGGCAAAGATGTTTTAATTATTTATGATGATTTAAGCAAACACGCGGTGGCATACCGTGCTCTTTCTTTGCTCATCCGCCGTCCTCCCGGACGTGAAGCATATCCGGGGGATGTATTCTATCTGCATTCCAGACTGTTGGAACGTGCGGCGTGTGTGGCAAAAGAATACGGTGGCGGTTCCATCACTGCCCTGCCCATTATTGAAACTCAGGCAGGCGACGTGTCCGCCTACATTCCCACCAACGTGATTTCCATTACCGACGGACAGATTTTCTTAGAAACCGAGTTGTTCCATTCGGGCATTATGCCTGCAATCAACCCCGGTATTTCCGTAAGCCGTGTGGGCGGTTCCGCTCAGCTTAAGGGGATGAAAAAAGTGTCCGGGGAATTAAAACTGCTCTACTCACAGTATAGAGAACTCCAGTCCTTCGCACAATTCGGAAGTGACTTAGATGCCGATACCAAAGCGCGTTTGGCATTGGGTGAGAGAATTGTAGAAGTGTTAAAACAAGGCAGAAATGCTCCTGTTCGTGTTGGCTGTCAGGTTGCCATTGTGTATGCGGTAATCAAAGGATTTTTGGATGCCGTTGCAGTTTCTGATGTAAAAAAATATGAACAGAATCTGTTTGCGAAATTAGAAAACGAATACCAAAGCTGGTTAGCTAAAATCGAAAACGGAGAGTACGACGAAACCTTAGAACACGAATTGCAACAAATTCTTGCGAAAGTGCAGGTGTAA
- the atpH gene encoding ATP synthase F1 subunit delta gives MKDTSKAYAEALFAIAMEKNKVQEYAQQLETIEEVLKETPQYPMYLTTPALPLSERLLAIDEAFGKELSEDVVSLLKLLCENNYITKLSEIIKEFFKLEMAVSNTITVTITSKIPLAEEQKEKLIKKLEDKYRKHICPIYQIDETLIGGFTITAEDQMIDGSVQKRLQRMKEVMKL, from the coding sequence ATGAAGGACACAAGTAAAGCTTACGCGGAAGCCTTGTTTGCCATCGCCATGGAAAAAAACAAGGTACAAGAGTACGCCCAACAGTTGGAAACAATCGAAGAGGTGCTAAAGGAAACTCCTCAGTATCCTATGTATCTTACCACTCCTGCCCTGCCCTTGTCCGAACGACTTCTGGCTATTGATGAAGCCTTTGGTAAGGAATTGTCGGAGGATGTGGTATCCTTGTTAAAGCTGTTATGTGAAAATAATTATATCACAAAACTTTCAGAAATCATCAAAGAGTTTTTCAAGCTGGAAATGGCAGTTTCCAACACCATTACCGTAACCATAACATCCAAAATCCCCTTAGCAGAGGAGCAAAAAGAAAAACTCATCAAAAAACTGGAAGATAAGTACCGAAAGCACATCTGCCCCATCTATCAGATTGACGAAACTCTCATTGGCGGATTCACCATCACCGCAGAGGATCAGATGATTGACGGCAGTGTGCAAAAACGCCTGCAAAGGATGAAGGAAGTGATGAAATTATGA
- the atpF gene encoding F0F1 ATP synthase subunit B has product MQSLPIISINLWEMLFALLNLLILYLLVKKFLYKPVKKMLAQRQQTIDDEYKEAEDAKKKALSDKQTYEEKLSEAQSQADSLIQSAVQTAQTREQQILAEAKEKADDIRRQAEADAKLELRKAEQTVKEEIVSVGTMLAGKVLEREMNAEDHKKLIDSLIDEIGGEHEGHK; this is encoded by the coding sequence ATGCAATCATTACCAATTATCTCGATTAATCTTTGGGAAATGCTGTTTGCTCTTTTAAATCTTCTGATTCTTTATCTATTAGTGAAAAAATTTCTGTATAAACCGGTAAAGAAAATGTTGGCTCAACGTCAGCAAACTATTGACGATGAGTACAAGGAAGCTGAAGATGCCAAGAAAAAAGCACTTTCCGACAAGCAAACATACGAAGAAAAGCTATCAGAAGCCCAATCTCAGGCGGATAGCTTGATTCAGTCTGCCGTGCAAACTGCCCAAACGAGAGAACAGCAGATTTTGGCGGAAGCCAAAGAAAAAGCTGACGACATCCGCCGTCAGGCAGAAGCAGATGCAAAACTGGAACTTAGAAAAGCAGAACAAACCGTCAAGGAAGAAATTGTCAGCGTGGGTACAATGCTTGCAGGCAAAGTGCTGGAACGTGAAATGAACGCAGAAGACCACAAAAAGCTGATTGATTCCTTGATTGATGAAATAGGTGGCGAACATGAAGGACACAAGTAA
- the atpE gene encoding ATP synthase F0 subunit C has protein sequence MELAIGLILGACALGAGLAMIAGIGPGIGEGNAVAKACEAIGRQPESKGSVTTTMLMGCAIAETTGLYALVIAIILIFVAPNILVDILVNTMSQLPK, from the coding sequence ATGGAACTCGCAATTGGTTTAATTTTAGGTGCATGTGCATTAGGTGCAGGTCTGGCAATGATTGCCGGCATCGGTCCCGGTATCGGGGAAGGTAACGCCGTGGCAAAAGCCTGCGAAGCAATCGGACGTCAGCCCGAATCTAAAGGTAGCGTTACCACCACGATGCTGATGGGTTGTGCCATTGCAGAAACCACCGGTCTTTACGCATTAGTTATTGCGATTATCTTAATCTTTGTTGCGCCCAATATTCTGGTGGATATCTTAGTAAACACCATGTCTCAGTTACCCAAATAA
- a CDS encoding F0F1 ATP synthase subunit A, with product MTKTSRRFKLVDTFYIVMMILPLLVGMGIQVLTKPQSDGISLSGARIFFTIPMPIQNFPVTESQINSLLVTVTIFFFCLYMVHGISERAKLKRQLIAEWIVEKVDHLVRENMGEVFMGYAPFIIAMLALSALSSLSSLIGLFPPTSDINVVGGWAILVFILITYYKLKCGPLYYLKSFTEPVALLAPINFLSEFATPISMSFRHYGNILSGTVISTLLAVALSGLSALVFGWLPGLFGELPWFRLGIPAILSIYFDVFSGCLQAFIFAMLTMMNVAGAYPQEEHEARKQKKLLKKQRKNENKQVA from the coding sequence TTGACCAAAACAAGCCGTCGTTTTAAGCTGGTGGATACCTTTTATATCGTGATGATGATTCTGCCTCTTTTGGTAGGGATGGGCATTCAAGTGTTAACAAAGCCTCAAAGTGACGGAATTTCCCTATCAGGCGCCAGAATCTTCTTCACCATTCCGATGCCCATTCAGAATTTCCCTGTGACCGAATCACAAATTAACTCATTGCTGGTGACCGTAACCATTTTCTTTTTCTGCTTATATATGGTGCACGGAATCAGTGAACGAGCCAAATTGAAACGTCAACTCATCGCAGAATGGATTGTGGAAAAAGTGGACCATCTGGTCCGCGAAAATATGGGCGAAGTGTTTATGGGATACGCCCCCTTTATCATCGCAATGCTGGCACTGTCTGCCTTATCCAGTTTAAGCTCTTTGATTGGCCTGTTCCCTCCCACATCGGATATCAATGTGGTGGGCGGTTGGGCAATTCTGGTATTTATTTTAATCACTTATTACAAGTTAAAATGCGGTCCTCTTTATTACTTAAAGAGTTTTACCGAACCTGTGGCACTGCTTGCCCCCATCAACTTCTTAAGCGAATTTGCCACACCTATTTCCATGAGTTTCCGTCATTACGGAAACATTTTATCAGGAACAGTTATTTCCACCTTACTGGCAGTAGCGCTGTCCGGACTTTCCGCTTTGGTATTTGGATGGTTACCGGGACTGTTTGGTGAGTTACCCTGGTTCCGTCTGGGAATTCCTGCAATTTTATCCATCTATTTTGATGTGTTCTCAGGATGTCTGCAAGCCTTTATCTTTGCAATGCTTACCATGATGAATGTGGCAGGTGCTTATCCTCAAGAAGAACACGAAGCAAGAAAACAGAAAAAACTATTAAAAAAACAAAGAAAAAACGAAAACAAACAAGTAGCATAA
- a CDS encoding DNA methylase, giving the protein MQGKTYLCIDLKSFYASVECIERGLDPMKTNLVVADSSRTEKTICLAVTPSLKQYGLSGRSRLFEVVKRVSEVNAERLRRAPNRTFSGESHQSDFLEKDSSLKLTYLVAPPRMAHYMEYSTRIYDVYLKYVSPDDILVYSIDEVFIDLTAYLSYYKKTARELALTIIRDVLVTTGITATAGIGTNLYLAKIAMDIKAKKMPADKDGVRIAFLDEQIYRKELWNHQPLTDFWRVGEGSAKRLAGKQMYTMGDIAKASVSPYGRQILKKLFGINAKLLIDHAWGYEPCTIAEAKAYIPENRSLSSGQVLSVPYDYEKTKLIVREMTELMALDLVEKRLLTDQMTLTLGYDTENVTKNYRGNVETDRYGRKTPKSAHGTVNLSEMTSSTTLMLEGILSLFERIGDPNLTVRRVTITVNHLVLEQEYKKEPTYEQLNLFTDFSEKQKREAQLKKERSLQETTVKLRNRFGKNAVLKGTNLQEGATTMDRNRQIGGHKA; this is encoded by the coding sequence ATGCAAGGAAAAACATATCTTTGTATTGATTTAAAATCCTTCTATGCCTCCGTGGAATGTATCGAACGGGGATTGGATCCCATGAAAACCAACCTGGTGGTTGCAGACAGTTCCCGTACCGAAAAAACCATTTGTCTTGCGGTGACACCCTCGTTGAAACAGTATGGTCTTTCAGGGCGTTCCCGTCTGTTTGAAGTGGTGAAACGGGTTTCCGAGGTAAATGCAGAACGTTTGCGTCGGGCACCCAATCGCACCTTTTCGGGAGAATCCCATCAGTCTGATTTTCTGGAAAAGGATTCCTCTCTCAAGCTGACTTATTTAGTGGCACCGCCCCGTATGGCACATTACATGGAATACAGTACCCGTATTTACGATGTGTATTTAAAATATGTTTCCCCCGATGATATCTTAGTGTATTCCATTGATGAAGTTTTTATTGATTTAACTGCATATTTATCTTATTACAAAAAAACGGCAAGAGAACTTGCCCTGACCATTATCCGTGATGTTTTGGTAACCACGGGCATTACTGCTACGGCAGGAATCGGCACCAATTTATATCTTGCTAAAATTGCCATGGACATAAAAGCCAAAAAAATGCCTGCCGACAAAGACGGTGTGCGAATTGCATTTTTGGATGAACAAATCTACCGCAAAGAACTGTGGAATCATCAGCCGTTAACCGATTTCTGGAGAGTGGGGGAAGGTTCTGCCAAACGACTGGCAGGAAAACAGATGTACACTATGGGTGACATTGCAAAAGCCTCTGTATCACCCTACGGTAGACAGATTTTAAAGAAACTCTTCGGTATCAACGCCAAACTGTTAATTGATCACGCCTGGGGATATGAACCTTGCACTATCGCAGAAGCCAAGGCGTATATTCCCGAAAACAGAAGCTTAAGTTCAGGGCAGGTATTGTCTGTTCCATATGATTATGAGAAAACGAAACTGATTGTGCGGGAAATGACCGAACTGATGGCATTAGACTTAGTGGAAAAACGGTTGCTCACCGACCAGATGACTTTAACCCTTGGTTACGATACCGAAAACGTCACCAAAAATTATCGTGGCAATGTGGAAACTGACCGTTACGGCAGAAAAACACCAAAATCTGCTCACGGAACGGTGAATTTATCGGAAATGACTTCGTCCACTACGCTGATGCTGGAAGGGATTTTAAGCTTATTTGAGCGGATTGGAGATCCGAACTTAACTGTCCGCCGTGTCACAATTACGGTAAATCACTTGGTGTTGGAACAAGAATACAAAAAAGAACCAACCTATGAGCAACTGAATTTGTTTACCGATTTTTCCGAAAAGCAGAAGCGAGAAGCACAATTAAAAAAGGAGCGAAGCCTTCAGGAAACCACTGTGAAACTTCGCAACCGCTTCGGCAAAAACGCCGTATTAAAAGGCACCAACCTGCAGGAAGGTGCCACAACCATGGACAGAAACCGTCAGATTGGCGGCCACAAAGCGTAG
- a CDS encoding YolD-like family protein, which produces MEKDFPDAVLRGAQFAPFAALTGHDEAIAETARLTDGKVQLSEFEQEELNRTLQYLLEHLDECPKVSVTHFVPDTKKQGGAYITTQGTLVKIRITEQKLLLSDGTEVFIPDILSLEISD; this is translated from the coding sequence ATTGAAAAAGATTTTCCCGATGCAGTGCTTCGGGGAGCTCAGTTTGCCCCCTTTGCCGCATTAACAGGGCACGATGAGGCAATTGCAGAAACCGCTCGTTTGACTGACGGAAAAGTTCAATTAAGTGAATTTGAACAAGAAGAACTGAACCGTACGCTTCAGTATTTATTGGAACATCTTGATGAGTGTCCTAAAGTTTCGGTGACCCATTTTGTGCCTGATACCAAAAAACAGGGTGGGGCATATATTACCACGCAAGGTACTCTGGTAAAAATTCGCATCACCGAGCAAAAATTGTTACTGTCTGACGGCACCGAAGTTTTCATTCCTGATATTTTATCGTTGGAAATTTCAGATTAA
- a CDS encoding (2Fe-2S) ferredoxin domain-containing protein: MKITVCIGSSCHIKGSRLVVEALQECISANQLEDKIELGGTFCMGKCQEGVCVTVDDEFYSVTPETVSEFIKTQVLKKL; the protein is encoded by the coding sequence ATGAAAATTACAGTGTGTATCGGAAGCTCCTGTCATATTAAAGGGTCCCGCCTTGTGGTGGAGGCTTTGCAGGAATGTATCAGTGCCAATCAGTTGGAAGATAAAATTGAATTAGGTGGCACCTTTTGTATGGGAAAATGTCAGGAAGGTGTTTGCGTCACCGTGGATGATGAATTTTATTCCGTTACTCCCGAAACTGTTTCGGAATTTATCAAAACGCAGGTGCTAAAAAAGCTATAA
- a CDS encoding histidine kinase: MPNCLTLKKSNCKNCYKCIRHCPVKAIRFSGNQAHIIGNECILCGQCFVVCPQNAKQIVDETEKVKVLLRSQDPVLVSLAPSFVANYDGVGIEAMREALKQLGFFDVEETAIGATIVKKEYERMLREENRDIIISSCCHSVNLLIQKYFPKELQYLADVVSPMQAHCLDIKKRYPGAKTVFIGPCVAKKDEAEHYEGIVDAVLTFEELTNLLKSQGIELQQQRDSNRESRARFFPTTGGILKTMEPSILGYTYLALDGVENCIDALRDIESGKIHKCFIEMSACSGSCIGGPVMEKYHRSAPIKDYITVSDYAGEQDFNVEQPEYLSLKKQFTYIEHNLQPPTEDEIMNTLRQMGKHKPSDELNCGSCGYNTCREKAIAVCQGKAEISMCLPFLKEKAESFSDTIVKNTPNGLIVLNEELEVQQINESARKMMNIRFSTDVLGEHVVRIMDPSDFMQVQETGKNIKNKKVYLAEYDRYVEESVVYDRDSRMLIGIMRDITDEQKEREKKENISKQTVEVADKVVDKQMRIVQEIASLLGETAAETKIALAKLKESIQDE, from the coding sequence ATGCCAAACTGTTTAACCTTAAAAAAATCAAACTGTAAAAACTGCTATAAATGTATTCGTCATTGTCCCGTAAAGGCGATTCGTTTCTCGGGAAATCAGGCACATATTATCGGAAACGAGTGTATCCTGTGCGGGCAGTGTTTTGTGGTGTGTCCTCAAAATGCCAAACAGATTGTGGACGAAACCGAAAAGGTAAAAGTGCTGCTGCGAAGTCAGGACCCTGTGCTTGTGAGTCTGGCTCCGTCTTTTGTTGCCAACTATGACGGTGTTGGCATTGAAGCGATGCGGGAAGCATTGAAACAGCTTGGTTTTTTTGATGTGGAAGAAACTGCTATCGGTGCCACCATCGTGAAAAAAGAATACGAAAGAATGCTAAGGGAAGAAAACCGTGATATTATCATTTCTTCCTGTTGTCACTCTGTAAATTTATTGATTCAAAAATATTTTCCCAAAGAATTGCAATATTTGGCAGACGTGGTTTCTCCTATGCAGGCACACTGTTTGGATATCAAAAAACGATATCCGGGTGCCAAAACCGTGTTTATCGGTCCCTGTGTTGCAAAAAAAGATGAGGCAGAACATTATGAGGGCATTGTGGATGCGGTGCTTACTTTTGAAGAGTTGACCAATTTGTTAAAGAGCCAAGGCATTGAACTACAACAACAAAGAGATTCCAACCGGGAAAGTCGTGCAAGATTTTTCCCCACAACCGGCGGCATCTTAAAAACAATGGAACCCTCTATTTTGGGCTATACATATCTGGCATTAGACGGTGTAGAAAACTGCATAGATGCTCTTCGGGATATCGAAAGCGGAAAAATTCATAAATGTTTTATCGAAATGTCTGCCTGCAGCGGAAGCTGTATCGGCGGTCCCGTTATGGAAAAATATCACCGCAGTGCTCCCATTAAGGATTATATCACTGTTTCCGATTATGCAGGAGAACAGGATTTCAATGTGGAGCAACCCGAGTATCTTTCTTTGAAAAAACAGTTTACTTATATTGAACATAACCTGCAACCTCCCACGGAAGATGAAATTATGAACACTCTTCGTCAGATGGGAAAACATAAGCCCTCCGATGAGTTGAACTGCGGTTCCTGCGGATACAATACCTGCCGTGAAAAGGCAATTGCTGTTTGTCAGGGAAAAGCGGAAATATCCATGTGTCTGCCGTTTTTAAAGGAGAAAGCAGAAAGTTTTTCCGACACCATTGTTAAAAATACTCCCAACGGACTGATTGTGTTAAACGAAGAACTGGAAGTTCAGCAAATCAACGAATCTGCAAGAAAGATGATGAACATCCGTTTCAGCACCGATGTGTTGGGAGAACACGTGGTAAGAATTATGGACCCGTCTGATTTTATGCAGGTGCAGGAAACGGGGAAAAATATCAAAAATAAAAAAGTATATTTAGCAGAATATGACCGTTATGTGGAAGAATCAGTAGTTTATGACCGTGATTCCCGCATGCTCATCGGCATTATGAGAGATATCACCGACGAACAAAAGGAACGGGAAAAGAAGGAAAATATCAGCAAACAAACGGTGGAAGTGGCAGACAAAGTGGTGGATAAGCAGATGAGAATCGTGCAGGAAATTGCATCCTTACTGGGTGAAACTGCCGCAGAAACCAAAATTGCTTTGGCAAAGCTAAAGGAGTCGATTCAGGATGAATAA
- a CDS encoding serine/threonine-protein phosphatase, whose protein sequence is MNNLCADIGYKSIKHVGEQLCGDHVEVVEQGEHSTVIVLADGLGSGVKASILSTLTSKIISTMMAAGLPVEECVSTIAATLPVCSVRGVAYSTFTIIHIINHETAEIIQYDNPQVIVLRDNKNFDYPKTEMNIDGKKIYKSTIRLQEGDIFIAMSDGCPHAGIGTAYNFGWKREDIIDFMETMSVTGLTAKNLSTLLVDECDRLYGQKPGDDATACVVKIRKREPMNLLFGPPSNRDDCDRMMSLFFSKEGKHIVCGGTTSSIAANYLGKPVVPTLSYEKTDIPPIASIEGVDLVTEGVITVNRVLEYAKDYLGDNEQYSHWNFRRDGASLICQLLFEEATDINFYVGRAINPAHQNPDLPINFSIKMNLVEELSNCLKQMGKRIKVSYF, encoded by the coding sequence ATGAATAATTTATGTGCGGATATCGGCTACAAAAGCATCAAACACGTGGGAGAACAGCTTTGCGGTGACCATGTGGAAGTGGTGGAGCAGGGAGAACATTCCACGGTGATTGTGCTGGCAGACGGTTTGGGAAGCGGTGTGAAAGCAAGTATTTTATCCACCCTGACTTCCAAAATTATTTCCACCATGATGGCAGCAGGACTCCCTGTGGAAGAATGTGTGTCTACCATTGCGGCAACTCTGCCGGTTTGTTCGGTGAGGGGAGTGGCTTACTCCACCTTCACCATTATTCATATTATCAATCACGAAACTGCTGAAATCATCCAGTATGACAATCCCCAGGTGATTGTGCTGCGAGACAACAAAAATTTCGATTATCCCAAAACTGAAATGAATATTGACGGTAAGAAAATCTACAAATCCACTATCCGTTTGCAGGAGGGCGATATTTTCATTGCAATGAGTGACGGATGCCCCCACGCAGGAATTGGCACCGCATACAATTTCGGTTGGAAACGTGAAGACATCATTGATTTTATGGAAACTATGTCAGTTACAGGGTTAACCGCTAAAAATTTATCCACGCTTCTGGTGGATGAATGCGACAGACTCTACGGGCAGAAACCCGGTGACGATGCCACTGCCTGTGTGGTGAAAATCAGAAAAAGAGAACCGATGAATCTTTTGTTCGGACCTCCCTCGAACCGTGATGATTGTGACCGTATGATGTCGTTGTTTTTCTCCAAAGAAGGAAAACATATCGTTTGTGGGGGCACCACCTCCTCCATCGCGGCAAACTACCTGGGCAAACCCGTGGTTCCCACTTTAAGCTATGAGAAAACAGATATTCCGCCCATTGCCTCTATTGAGGGCGTTGACCTGGTCACCGAAGGGGTGATTACCGTTAATAGAGTGTTGGAGTATGCAAAAGACTATCTGGGCGATAACGAACAGTATAGTCATTGGAATTTCAGAAGAGACGGAGCGTCTTTGATTTGTCAGCTTTTGTTTGAAGAAGCAACCGACATCAATTTTTATGTGGGACGCGCTATCAATCCTGCTCATCAGAACCCCGATTTACCTATCAATTTCAGTATCAAAATGAATTTGGTGGAAGAATTGTCCAACTGTCTCAAACAGATGGGGAAACGGATTAAAGTAAGCTATTTTTAA